A genomic stretch from Kwoniella europaea PYCC6329 chromosome 2, complete sequence includes:
- a CDS encoding ubiquitin-conjugating enzyme E2 2 translates to MSTAAKRRLIRDFKRLASDPPIGISGSPNPDNIMIWNAVIFGPPDTPFEDGSFRLTLTFSDSYPNKPPTVRFVSKMFHPNIYANGELCLDILQNRWSPTYDVAAILTSVQSLLNDPNPASPANVDAASLFKENLKEYERRVKQTVEQSWLDNPDEIEIDEPSTSTTAQAVTA, encoded by the exons ATG TCCACCGCAGCTAAACGAAGATTGATTCGGGACTTCAAGAGACTAGCTTCGGATCCTCCTATAGGTATCTCAGGTAGTCCCAATCCTGATAATATCATGATTTGGAATGCAGTCATATTTGGACCTC CCGATACACCATTCGAAGATGGTTCTTTCCGACTGACTCTAACATTCTCCGATTCGTATCCTAACAAACCCCCTACCGTTCGATTCGTCTCCAAGATGTTTCATCCGAACATCTACGCCAACGGTGAACTGTGTTTGGATATCTTGCAGAACCGTTGGTCTCCCACTTATGATGTCGCGGCGATTTTGACTAGTGTACAGAGTTTGTTGAATGATCCGAATCCTGCTTC CCCAGCAAATGTAGATGCAGCTTCATTGTTCAAAGAGAACCTAAAAGAATACGAAAGACgagtcaag CAAACCGTCGAACAATCATGGCTTGACAATCCAGATGAAATCGAGATAGATGAACCTTCGACTAGCACGACTGCTCAAGCCGTTACAGCGTAG